ATGTCGTAGTCATGCGTGCCCAGCGTCAGCATCGGCTCGATCGTGAAGGTCATCCCGGGCTGGATCACCGTCGTCGCGTGCGGGCTGTCGTAGTGCGGGATGATCAGGCCGCTGTGGAAGGACGAGTTGATGCCGTGACCGGTGAAGTCACGGACGACGCCGTAGCCGAAGCGCTTGGCGTACGACTCGATGACCCGGCCGATGATGTTGATCTGGCGGCCCGGCTTGACCGCCTTGATCGCACGGTCGAGGGATTCGCGGGTGCGCTCCACCAGCAGGCGGCTCTCGTCGTCGACCTCCCCGACCAGATACGTGGCGTTGTTGTCGCCGTGCACCCCGCCGATGTACGCCGTCACATCGAGGTTGACGATGTCGCCGTCGTTGAGGACCGTCGAGTCCGGGATCCCGTGGCAGATCACCTCGTTGACGCTGGTGCACAGCGACTTGGGGAAGCCGCGGTAGCCGAGCGTGGAGGGATAGGCACCGTGGTCGCACATGAACTCGTGCGCCACCTTGTCCAGTTCGTCGGTCGTGACACCGGGCGCGATCTTCTTGGCCGCCTCGGCCATCGCACGGGCCGCGATCCGACCGGCGACGCGCATCGCCTCGATCGTCTCGGGCGTCTGCACCTCCGGACCGGTGTACGGCGTCGGCGCGGGCTTGCCGACGTACTCGGGACGACGGATGTTTCCGGGGACGGAACGGGTGGGGGACAGTTCCCCTGGGACGAGCAGCGACTGGCCAGACATGTCAGTGAGTCTAACGAGCGGACGTGGGGGAACATGTTCGTGGCGAGAGGAGCAGGTCATGGCCTTGTTCAAGAAGCGCACGGTCGGCAAGCCGGGCGAGTGGTACTACTGCCTGGAGCACAAGAAGGTCGAGGAGGGGCCGGAATGCCCCGCCAAGGACCGCTTCGGTCCGTACGCCTCCCGGAAGGAGGCCGAACACGCGATGGAGACCGCCCGCGAGCGCAACCTCGAGTGGGAGAACGACCCGAAGTGGCACGACGCCGCCAAGAGCGCCGAGGACGACTGACCAGGGTCGAGGGGCGGGGCGTCGGACCCTAGGCGGGGGACGCCTGCGCCGCCTCGCGCTGGGCCCGTACGCGTGCCGCGTGCTCGTCCGTGCGGGCGTCGTACGTCATCAGCTTCGGCAGGCACAGGGCCAGCAGTCCCACCGCACCCGCGCACAGCAGTCCGCCCGACCACACCGACGTCCGCACGCCCCACCAGGCGGCGAAACCGCCCGACCTGACCT
This DNA window, taken from Streptomyces sp. NBC_00663, encodes the following:
- the map gene encoding type I methionyl aminopeptidase, whose translation is MSGQSLLVPGELSPTRSVPGNIRRPEYVGKPAPTPYTGPEVQTPETIEAMRVAGRIAARAMAEAAKKIAPGVTTDELDKVAHEFMCDHGAYPSTLGYRGFPKSLCTSVNEVICHGIPDSTVLNDGDIVNLDVTAYIGGVHGDNNATYLVGEVDDESRLLVERTRESLDRAIKAVKPGRQINIIGRVIESYAKRFGYGVVRDFTGHGINSSFHSGLIIPHYDSPHATTVIQPGMTFTIEPMLTLGTHDYDMWDDGWTVVTKDRKRTAQFEHTLVVTESGTEILTLP